The Chryseobacterium phocaeense genome includes the window AACGATGGAAAAGAAGATAAAGATTGGAAGACTTTACTTCACCTAAGAAATAATTTAAAAACTCCATTGGACTATAAAGCGAACATTAAATACTATTTTAAGGATGAGTTTGAAAACACTTCAATAAATGGAGCATTTCCAAATGCTAGTTCAAATGAAATTTGGGCACATAAAATCGATTATATCACATTATACGATTTTGAACTACTAAAATATTAAAATAAATAGTCTAAAAACCATGATTAAGTTCACTATTTATTTGATTTCTCTTTCTTAAAATTATAGTGATTAATCAAAATTCTGATTTCATTAAATTCAAAATCATTAGGCAGCGCATTCTTCCATTCCGTTAAGGTTTCATGAGGACTTTTGTAAAATTCTGTTTCAAATGTTTTGATCTTATCCGAAGTAATTACTCTTGAAATATCCAGTAATCCCTGCTCTGCAAATTTTGCCAGATGCCCGATCACCGTTTCTTTTACCAGACCTCTTTCCAGAGCAATTTCCCCGATGGTCTTGCCCTGTTCAAACAGTTGGAATGTCAATACCTGGGAAGGCACTTTTGCAATTTTCAGACTGATTTCCTTATCGTTTTTTTCATCTAAAAGTTTCGTTTCCAGCAGATGGGCTTCCTTCAGGCTGTTCAGGTATTCCTCAGTGTCTTCCAGCCAGTTCCTGAATTCTTCATTGTACTGCTTCAGACCTTTTGCCCCCTTAATTTCAGCATAGAATTCTTTCAGCGGATTAAAAACTTTATCCCGGATCTCTGTAAAGAAAAAATTAACCGCTCCTTTGGTTTTGCTTTCAATTTCTGACCATTCTTCTTTATTCTCAATAAAATTATTGACCTTCTGGGAAATGACCCGTTCCAGTTTTTCGAAGATCTTTCCTAGATTAACGACTTCATGTTTCAGTTGAAGATAAAGCTGATTGGTTTTTACGTGGTCAATATTTTTTGTGGTGATGGACAGTTTATTCCATTCTTCCACTTCATTCAGAAACCACAGACAATTCACGGTACGAAGCACTTTCCTGATGCTGTAGTCATATTTTTCACGGTTCAGGATGGCTTCTACGTTATCATTTGCAAAGGTATTCCCCTGGAATTGCAGGATTCTGTTGTCTTTAAAAATAACTTCAGGGGTGATTTTAGATTTTAAAACAATCCCTTCCAGCGTACGGCATCTGGACAGCGCCACATACACCTGGCCGGCTGTAAAGCTTTTTCCCGCATCTATGATCACTTTATCAAACGTCAGCCCCTGGCTTTTGTGAATAGTAACCGCCCAAGCCAGTTTTATCGGGAACTGCTCAAAACTTCCCAGAACTTCTTCTTTGATATTTTTTTCAGTGTCCAGGAAATATTTTTTCTGTTCCCAGACTTCCCGTTTAACGGTAATTTCCCTTTCACTGCCTTCAAGGACCACTTTTATTTCATTATCGTCCAAAGAAGAAATTTCCCCCAATTTCCCATTGAAATATTTTTTTTCTCCGGTAATATCATTTCTGATGAACATGACCTGTGCACCCACCTTTAATTCTAAAAACTGTTCATTCGGGAACTGGTTTTCCTTGAAATCCCCGAAGAGCTTAGCCTCATAAGTTTTAACGGTCAGATTGATTTCCTCCAGCTTTTCCTGATTGATTTCATCCGCCATTTTATTGTGTGAACACAGATAAACGTAAGAATCTGTTCCTGCTTTGAAATCAGGATCATATCGTTCATTCAGGTCTTCAAAATTGATATTGGCCACATCACCGTCACGGATAGCATTCAGGATTTCCAGGAACTTTTCATCGGACTGCCTGTACACTTTGGTCAGTTCAATGGTCAGCAGCGGAATATCTTTCACCGCCAGACTGTCGAAAAAGAAGGGCGACTGATAGCAGATCTTTAAAATATGCTCATCCCGGACCACCGGCGGAAGCTGGTACAGATCCCCGATAAACAACATCTGAACCCCGCCAAACCGCTGGTTATTCCGTCTGATAAATCTCAGCGAAAAATCCATCATATCAAGGACATCAGCTCTCAACATAGAAACCTCATCAATAATAAGGACCTCCACTTCGCGTAAAAGTTTCAGTTTATCTTTTCTGTATTTGAAATGCGGCATCAGATCAGCAATATTATTCGCCAAACTTCCGTCAATACGGTCTGTAGTCGGTAAAAAAGTTCTTAAAGGCAGCCCAAACATGGAATGAATGGTTACTCCACCGGCATTGATTGCAGCAATTCCCGTAGGTGCCACTACAATATACTTTTTCCTTGTTTTCTTTACAAATTCATTAAGGAAAGTTGTTTTTCCGGTTCCGGCTTTCCCCGTAAGAAAAACGCTTCTGTTGGTATGCTCTATTAAGTCAAAAAAATGATTGTTCATCGTGCTCCAAAATTACGGAAATGAATTTGAATTTCTTACCTTGGCATAACTTTTGAAAATTCTTTAACAGAAAAGAAATTTATAAATGAAAAAATTCCTAATCCACATTCCATTACTGGTATTATCTACTACATTTACCTTTATTTCATGTACTTCATCCAAAAATATGGATACGAATCTTCCTAAAGATATTGCAGAAAGACCCGCAGATGAAGATAGCCAGAAATATGAGCAGGCTCAGCTGGATAAATTAAAGGCGGCCATTGAATCTGAATCATCCAGGGAAAAATGCGCCAATGCATCAGAATGGACATTTGCCCCTATGGGTGCGAAAGCCTGTGGAGGACCTCAGCAATACATCGCATTTCCTAAAAAAATGGAAACTACCCTGCTACCGAGAATCGAAGAATATACTCAGAAAGTAAAGGCTTTCAATGAAAAATATAATATTGTATCAGACTGTATGATGATTATGCCGCCTACCTCCGTTAAATGCATCAATGGAAAGGTCCAGCTGATCACAGCAGAACAATAAAAGAAAAAATCAAAGCAAAGGTTATATATCCAACACAAAACTCAACTCAGGAGTTGATACTAAGGATTGAAAAAAGCTCTATCGGTTATGATGGAGCTTTATTGTATTATGTAAGATGTAAAAAGTAAAATGTATTAATGATTATTTTTGATGCCAGATATGAGACATTAGATTTCAGACAAGCGTATGATAAAGTAAAAGTTGTGTTAAATTTTAATAACTCTAAACTTATAACTCATACTTCATAACTCTAAAACTCTCCCACTCAAACTAGCTACCTACCTCCAGGTTCTCCTTATACCATGAAGAATATTTCACATAATTATCTGCGATCCTGTTGACTTCACCTTCCAGCAGCTGGGCTGAAATATCTTTTATTTTCCTGGCAGGAACCCCGCCCCATACTTCTCCGGACTTGATGTGGGTTCCCTGTGTTACTACGGAAC containing:
- a CDS encoding helix-turn-helix domain-containing protein; the protein is MNNHFFDLIEHTNRSVFLTGKAGTGKTTFLNEFVKKTRKKYIVVAPTGIAAINAGGVTIHSMFGLPLRTFLPTTDRIDGSLANNIADLMPHFKYRKDKLKLLREVEVLIIDEVSMLRADVLDMMDFSLRFIRRNNQRFGGVQMLFIGDLYQLPPVVRDEHILKICYQSPFFFDSLAVKDIPLLTIELTKVYRQSDEKFLEILNAIRDGDVANINFEDLNERYDPDFKAGTDSYVYLCSHNKMADEINQEKLEEINLTVKTYEAKLFGDFKENQFPNEQFLELKVGAQVMFIRNDITGEKKYFNGKLGEISSLDDNEIKVVLEGSEREITVKREVWEQKKYFLDTEKNIKEEVLGSFEQFPIKLAWAVTIHKSQGLTFDKVIIDAGKSFTAGQVYVALSRCRTLEGIVLKSKITPEVIFKDNRILQFQGNTFANDNVEAILNREKYDYSIRKVLRTVNCLWFLNEVEEWNKLSITTKNIDHVKTNQLYLQLKHEVVNLGKIFEKLERVISQKVNNFIENKEEWSEIESKTKGAVNFFFTEIRDKVFNPLKEFYAEIKGAKGLKQYNEEFRNWLEDTEEYLNSLKEAHLLETKLLDEKNDKEISLKIAKVPSQVLTFQLFEQGKTIGEIALERGLVKETVIGHLAKFAEQGLLDISRVITSDKIKTFETEFYKSPHETLTEWKNALPNDFEFNEIRILINHYNFKKEKSNK